GTACGTGGTCTGGAACGCGGACATCGCCAAGCAAATCACCGACAAGGCCACGCTCGGCATCAGCGTGCTCAACGTGTTCGACCGGATCCATCCGCGCGACGACACCTACACGACCTGGCCGTACTTCCCGCGCGTGTACAGCCCGATCGGGCGCCAGCTGTACGCCAACTTCACCTACACCTTCTGAGCGGGCGTGCGGAACGACGGCGCCATGCGGGACACGGTGGGGACGAAGGCGGCACGTTGCGGAGCCCGCGCGGCGCGTATGTGCGGATGGCTGTTCGCCGCCTGCGCGATGGCGCCGGCATTCGCCGCGGCCGCGCCGGACACGGCGGCCGCGCCACCGCGTGCCGAGCTCGACCGCCTGTTCGAGCAGGCGCTGAGCCGCTACCGGCCGCCGGGGCTGGCGGTCGGCGTGATCGAGAACGGCGAGATGGTGTACGCGCGCAGCGCCGGCGAACTGCGCGCCGGCAGCGGCGAGCGCATCGACGGCCAGACGCTGTTCAAGATCGCCTCCAACAGCAAGGCGATGACCACCGCGCTGCTGGCGCGGCTGGTCGATGCCGGCAAGCTGCGCTGGGACGACCCGGTGACCCGGCACCTGCCGGAGTTCCGCATGTACGACCCGTGGGTCACGCGCAACATCCAGGTGCGCGACCTGCTGATCCACAACAGCGGCCTGGGCCTGGGCGCCGGCGACCTGATGCTGTGGCCGGAGCCCAACGATTTCACCCGCGCCGACATCGTTGCCGGGCTCGCCCATCTCAAGCCGACCCACAGCTTTCGGTCGCACTATGCGTACGACAACCTGCTGTACGTGGTCGCCGGCGAAGTGGCCGCGCGCGCCGGCGGCAAGCCCTACGCGCAATTGTTGCAAGAGCAGGTGTTCGCGCCGCTGGGCATGCGCCGCTGCCAGGTCGGAGCGTGGGAGCGCGATGCGGTCGGCAACGTCGCCCAGCCGCATATGCGCCAGGGCGAGGCCAACATCGTGGTGCGCGCCGATGCGGCGCGGATCCCCGATTCGCCCTCGATGGCGGCCGGCGGCGTGCGCTGCAGCCTGGACGACATGCTGGCGTGGATGCGCGCCTGGCTGGCGCCTGCTGGCGACACCGCAGCGTGGCTGTCGCCGGCGCAGCGCCAGGCGCTGTGGACGCTGCACACGCCGATGCCGGTCTCCGCGCAGATGCGCGAGTGGGACGGCACGCGCCTGTACGGTTATGGCTACGGCTGGCGCCTCGCCGACGTGGACGGACAGTGGCAGGTCGCGCATACCGGAACCCTGATGGGCATGTATTCGGCGCTGGTGCTGTTGCCGGACCGGCGCAGCGGCTTCGTCATCCTCAGCAACGGCGAGGGCGCCGCGATGCGCACCGCGCTGGGCGAGGCGCTGCTCAAGCGCTTCACCCGCCCCGGGCAGCCCGCGCTGGATGTCGCGCACTACGCGGCGTTGCTCGAGCGCGCGCGTGCGCAGGCCGGCGCGCGTGCGCGCGCCGGCGCCGGCACGTCCGCGCGCGTGCCGGTGGCCGCCACCGTGGCGCGCGACCGGCAAGGCGTGTGGCGCGATCCGTGGTTCGGCGAGGTCGCGCTGTGCCCGCAGCAGGGAATGCTGCGCTGGCAGGCGCGCAAGTCGCCGCTGTTGCGCGGCCGGGTCATGCGGACCGGCGCGCGCTGGCTGGTGGATTGGGACGCGGCCAGCGTGGATGCCGAACCGTGGCTGGACTTCGTGGCCGGCACCGATGGCACGCCGCGGATGCGCCTGGCGCACGTCGATCCGGATGCCGACTTCAGCTACGACTATGCCGATCTGGACTTCGTGCGCGTGGGGCCATGCCCCGATCTTGCGGAGGAAACTCCAGTGCCGACGCTTCGGCGGTGACGCCCGTCGGGACTGAAGCCTTCCACAGAATTTCGGCAACCCCCCTCCGGTTCGCCAAACTTCTGGATACTGCGGTTGCCTGCGCTTGTCGCTTACCTGCCAGATGCCCGGAAACCCCCATGACCCGATCCTGCCCCGCACCCGTATCGTCCTCCATCCGCTGGCTGGCGCCGCTGGCGCTGGCCGCCGTGCTCGGCGCCTGCGCGCATGCGCCGCAGCGCAACCCGCTGGCCGAGTGGGTGCCGTCGCCGAACCAGGACCTGCGCCGGCCGATCCTGATCGTGATCCACTACACCGACCAGGAGTCGGTGCAGCGCAGCCTGGACACGCTGCGTTCGCACAACAGCAAGGGCAAGGTCAGCGCGCACTACCTGATCGGCCGCGACGGCAAGCGCTACCAGCTGGTCAGCGACGAGCGCCGCGCCTGGCACGGTGGCGCCGGGCGCTGGGGCACGATCACCGACATCAACTCCGCCTCGATCGGCATCGAGCTGGACAACGACGGCAAGACGCCGTTCGCGCCGGCGCAGATCGACAGCCTGCTGCTGTTGCTGGAGGACCTGTGCACGCGGCTGCGCATCCCGCGCACGCAGGTGGTCGGGCACGAGGACTTCGCGCCCACGCGCAAGGTCGATCCGGGTCCGCTGTTTCCGTGGAAGCGCCTGGCCGAGGCCGGCTTCGGCCGCTGGCCCGCCGCGGACACGCCGCCGGCCCCGCCCGGTTTCGACCCGTGGCAGGCGCTGGCGCTGATCGGCTACCCGCTCGACGACCGCGCGGCCACGCTGCGCGCCTTCCACCACCACTACCGCGGCAACGACGCCACCACGCTCGATGCCGAAGACCTGCGCATCCTCTACGCCCTGACCCAGCCGGCGCTGGCGCGGCCGCAACCGCAGCCGGCCCCGGCAGTGGAGTCGGACGTGCCGTAGCGGCGCCCGCCTGCATCGGGTCCTTGCGAGCAGGGGGTTGGACCGACACGCGTGCCGCTGCGCATCCACTGGACCGGCGCACGTTCTTGGTAGCATGAGCGCGCCAAGAACTCCAAAAGGACTCAGTGTTATGAGGCTCGCAAAGACAGCCCTGTGGGCGGCGACGTTGCTGCTGGTCGGCGGGTGCACGGACAAGGCTGCCGACCCCGCGCCGGCGGGCACGCAGGCCGCGCCTGCGGCCACCGCGGCCGCCGCGCCTGCGCCCGCTGCAGCGCAACCCGAGCCGGTCCAGGTCGAAGTGCCCGCGCCCGGCCAGGTACTGGCCGACATCTATGGAATGAAGGGCGACGGATCGGCGTCCTATACGATCGACAACGGCGCCCTGGCCAGCTTCTGGTACGGCTACCGCTTCGACCTCGGCGGCAAGCACTACTACACCGGCTTCGCCAACGCCGGCCCAGGGAAGTACGGCACGTCCGAGGAAGAGAACGATCCGGATCCCGCCGTCGGCGTCAGCATCAGCCAGGCGACCTACGTACTCGACGATGCGGACGGCAAGCCGGCCTGGACGCTGTTCCATGCGCAGCAGTGGGCCGGCGATTTTGGCGCCTACGAAAAGGCCGACACGCTGGACCCCAAGCGCAAGCCGCAGGGTACCGAGACCAAGGACGGCCACCTGCTGCTGGCGCTGCCGACCACGCGCTTCGCCGACGGCATCACCAGCTCGGGCTTCGCCGTGTTCACCTTCGATCCGAACAAGAACGACCTGGGCGACTACAAGGGCTGGGTCTACCTGGGCACCGTGGCCACCGGCGAGGACAACGGCGCGGCCTGCGACGACCAGGGCACCATGAAGTGCGCCTCCAGCACCGGCACGCTGAGTTTCGAGGCGCCCAAGAGCGGGCCGCTGCCGAGCCTGCGCGTGGCCATGAGCGGCACCGCCATCGCCGGCCCCGGCAAGGTCCGCACCCTGGGCGCCGCCGACGTGGTCACCTATACCTACGACCAGGCCAGCGGCAAGTACGTGCCGCCGCTGGATCGCTGAACACCCGCCGACCGGCCCGTGTCCGGGCCGGTCGGACGCGGCTCGGGAGCGGCGCCGACCGCTAGTCGCCGGCAATGGAACTGGTTAAGATGCCGGCACGGGGCCTGATGATCAGGCGAGTCATTCGCGAGCGGCAATGGATGCTGCACTCGCCCGAAATGCCGGAGTGGATCGCCGGCTTGCGGTTCGCCATGCGCGCATCGCCATCGCCGCCCCTGCTTTGGGGCCGGATTGCAATCCACCGTGTTCTGTCCGAAGCCGCGCCTGCGGGGAGTTGCGTCCCGCGGGTCGCGCTGTGTCCGCGATGCGCAGAGGCGGCATCGGGGGCGCCGCGTGTGGCGTGTCGGGATTTGCGGGTGGGGTTTTCCGGCTTCTTCAACGAATGACAGGATGTTCTGCACATGGCCAATGACAACAAGCTTGCCGTCGCGACCGAGGCGCCGCCCTATCCGGGCAGCGTGCTGTATCTGATCTACGGCATGGACGGGGACGGCGCGCTCTCCTACGAGATCGACAACGGCGCCGTGGCCAGCTTCTGGTGCGGCGAGCATTTCGATCTGGGCGGCAAGCACTACTACACCGGCTTCGCCTACGCCACGCCCAACAAGTACGGCAACGACGAGGAAGAGACCTTCCCGGATCCGGGCGCGGGCGTGGCGATCAGCCAGGCCACGTTCCTGCTGGTTGCGCCAGGCACCGAGCGGCCGTGGATGCTGTTCCACGCGCAGCAGTATGTCGGCACCTTCGGCGGCTACGAGCGCGCCGATGCGGTCGACGAGAAGCGCAAGCCGCAGCAGCACGTGCTGGACAACGGCCACTTGCTGCTGGCGGTGCCGACCTCCAGCTTCGGCAACGGCGTCACCAGCCTGGGCTTTGCGCTGTTCACCTTCGATCCGGACAAGAACGACCTGGGCGACTACCAGGGCTGGGTGTACCGGGGCACGGTCGCGGCCGGCGAGGACAACGAGGCCAGCAGCGACGAAGAAGGCACGGTCCCGCACGTCTCCAGCGTCGGCACGTTGAGCTTCCAGACGGTGCCCGGCGAGCCGATGCCGGCCGTGCACGTGGCGCTGCGCGGCACCGCGATCGCCGGCCCCGGCCGCGCGCGCATGCTCGATGCGTCCGATGCGGTGGTCTATGCCTACGACCAGGCGAGCGGGCAGTACCAGCCCAAAGCAAGCGCATGAATCCGCCGGCGCGCCGATCCGCGGATCGGCGCGCCGGCAGCAGCAAGAACCGCACTACCCGCAGTCCCCGAATTGTTTTGTTGACCGCGCACTAACAAGCTCACGGACGAGCTCGGTTGACCTTGTCGGCGCACGTCGCCGTATATCAACCTCAAGGAGTAACACGAGATGGCACGCGATTACACGAAAGCCGAGAACCTCGACATCATCGAGCGAGAGGCCAAGGAACGCCACATTCCGGTCGACGATTTCATGCGCTTCGCCTATATCGAAACCGGCGGCAAGTTCGACGAGCAGGCCAGCCGCGGCCCCAACAGCGCCAAGGGCCTGTTCCAGTTCACCCCTGGCACCGCCGAAGCCTATGGCATCCGCGGCCGCGAGCTGGATGCGGTGGCCAACACCGACGCGGCGGCGCGCCTGTACCAGGACAACCAGCGGTCGTTGACCCGGCAGCACGACCGCGACCACCGCCCGTACCTGTCCGGCAAGCCGCAGCCCGATGGCCTGGACATGTACATGGCGCACCAGCAGGGCGCCGGCGGCTACCGTTCGATCCAGGCCGCCGTGGCCACCGGCAGCTTCGCGCGCGAAGACACGCGTTCGAACATCCTCAACAACGTGCCACGCGAAAAGGATGCGGCCGGCGCCAGGCAGTTCGAGGCCTACACCGGTTCCTCGCTGGCCGAGTTCAAGAAAATGTCCGACCAGGACATGGCCAAGACCTTCCTGAAGTACTGGGACACCAAGTTCGACCACATCGCGATCCCGGAAAAGGGCATCAAGCCGGTCGCCGAGGGCCAGGCCCAGCAGGCCGCCGCGCCGGCGCGCACGCAGGCGCAGCCGGCCGCGGCCGCCAATCAGGGCGACCACGACGGGATCAAGCTCACCGCCGCGCACGCGATGGGCGTCAAGTACGACGACGTGCAGTACGCGATCAACATCAAGGGCCACAAGCTCTACCACCCCGGCGTGGACGGCAAGCACCTGGAGCAGGGCTACATCGATTGCTCCGGCTGGGTGTCCGAGTTGCAGAACGCCACGATGCGGGAGATCAACCAGAAGGCCGGCCGCGACGTCTTCGGTCGCCAGGACATGCTGGCGCAGGGCATGAACGGCTCCGGCGGCATCGTCAAGAAGGCATTCGACAGTTCCGGCGTGCTGCTGCAGGGCCAGGACGTGTTCAAGCCCGGCGCGCTGAAGGAAGGCATGGTGATCGGCGTGGACGCCGGCAACACCAAGCACGAGCACTGGAAGGGCATCGACCACATCCTGATGGTGGTGCGCGACCCGAAGAGCGGCGAGTTGCAGGTCAGCCAGTCCAGCGGCAGCAAGGGCGTGAACACCATGCCGCTGGACGATTACCTGGCCGCCAACAAGAACGCCAAGCTGTTCGCCTCCGACCCGCTGGCCAAGGCGCGCGACCTGCTGCAGGACCGGCAGCAGACGCAGTCGCAGGACCACAGCAAGGGCCAGGATGCGCGCACGTCGCTGAAGCCGGGCGAGCAGGGCCCGGACGTGAAGGCGATGCAGCAGAGCCTGATCGAGCTCGGCATCAAGGACAACAGCGGCAAGCTGCTGAGTGGCACCGGCTACTACGGCGACAGGACCAAGGAAGTGGTGGCCAACCTGCAGCGCGAGAAGGGCATCGAGCCGACCGGCATCGCCGACAAGGTCACGCTCGAGGCGCTGAGCAAGCTGCAGGCGCAGAGCAAGACCGGCGCCGAGGCCAAGGCGGCCAATCCGGCCGTGGCCGAAGCGCAGCGCGCCGACAATCCGCTGTTCAAGCAGGCGGTGGAGCAGTTGCAGAAGCATGGGCCGAACGGCGGCTTCAACAGCCGCGAGGAAATGCAGCGCGCGGCCGGGCAGGTGGCGTTCGAGGCTAAGGTCGGCGGCATGTCGCGCATCGACGACGTGGTGCACAGCACCGACGGCAAGGGCCTGATCGCGGTCGAGCGCAACCCGAACAACCCGCACGACGTGAACCGCGCCTACGTGGACAAGCAGCATGCCGCGACGGTGCCGCTGGAGCAGAGCCAGCAGCAGCTGGCGGCCGAGACCCAGCGGCAGGCGCAGGAGCAGCAGGCCCAGGATCAGCAGCGCACCCAGGCGCAGTCGACGCAGTCGCCGACGCGCTGATCCACGCCGCCGCAGCGGCTGCCGCCGACAGCGATGTCGGACGGCAGCCGATATCGGCGCTCATCGATCGTTGGGCGTCCGACAGGTGCTTCGCTTGCTGGCGCCGCATGTCGGCCTGCAAGTGCACGTTCGCGTTGCGACCACGCGCCGCGCTCGGATGGACACGGTATCGACGATCGTTTAGAACTGCGCTCCCGCATACGCATCACGACAAGGCGAATTCCGACAATGGCCATGCTCAAGGTTCTCCATGTTTCCTGCCTGCTGGCGCTATGCGGAGTGACCGCGGCGTGCAACGGTGGCGCGTCCGCTCCGGCGGCGACCGCCGCCGATGCTCCCGCACCCGCAACCGCGCCGGCAGCGGCGCCGCCTGCCGGCGATGCAGCGGCGGCAAGCCCGCAACCGTCGGGCCCGCAGGCTTCCCAGGCGCAGGCTGCGGCCGCGCCATCATCCACCTCAGGAGCGACACCCGTGCTGCGACCGTCCTATGACGAATGCATCAGCGCCGCCGCAGGCGCGACACCTGCGATGCAGGACTGCATCGCCGCCGAATACGAGTACCAGGATGGCCGCCTGAACACGGTCTACAAGGCGTTGATGGCCAAGCTGGGCGAGGACGAACAGAAGACGCTGCGCGAGCAGCAACGCAAGTGGATCGCCGATCGCGACGAGAAGTGTTTCTACGATCCGGACAGCGGCCAGGCCGGGCGCCTGGACGCCGCCGAGTGCCGTCTCGACATGACGGCGAATCGGGCCGACGAACTGGAAGCGCGCTGATCGCTGCGCGGCTTTCTTGCAATGCGACTTTCTAGACAAGGAGATGGACGATGAGCGACAAGGATTGGGAACTGGGTCAGACCTCCAAGCACTACGAGACCGGCGGACGCGGCGCGAGCACGGTGTCCTCGGGCATCGATGATCCCGGCGGCGTGTCCTACGGCTCGTACCAGATGACCTCGCAGGTCAAGACCAAGGAAGGCAAGGTCATCGTCGGAGGAACCGTTGCGGCCTTCGTCAAGGACAGCAAGTACGCCGACGACTTCGCCGGCCTGAAGCCCGGCTCGGCCGAGTTCAGCGCGAAGTGGAAGGAACTGGCCAAGACCGACGACAGCTTCGCGCAGGAGCAACACGACTACATCAAGCGCACGCATTACGACAAGCTGGTGGACCGGCTGCAGGACAAGGGCATGGACCTGTCCGGCCGCGGCCCGGCGGTGCAGGATGCGCTGTGGAGCACCGCGGTCCAGTACGGCCCGGGCAGCGACAAGAAGCCGGGCGGATCGGGCGTGTTCCTGAAGGGCATCGAAGAGAAGTTCGGCAAGGACTACGACCTGTCCAAGCTTTCCGACAAGGACATCGTCGGCGCGGTGCAGGACTACAAGGCCGAGCACGTCAAGGAGCTGTTCCCGCGGGTGGAGAAGCAGAAGACCCTGGATTCGCTGAAGAACCGCGCCGAGAACGAGAAGGCGGACCTGCTCGAACTGGCCGACCCGAGCAAGAAGATCGGCAAGCCGAGCGAACAGTCCGGCACGCACCACGACCGGGCCGCGCCGGACAAGTCCCGCAGCAACAGCCCGCATGCGGAGAACGGCGACGGCGTGCTGAAGCGCAACGAGCAGGGCCCTGCGGTGAAGGACCTGCAGGAGAAGCTCTCCAAGCTCGGCTACATGGACGCGAAGGACGCCGTCGGCACCTACGGTCCGAAGACCGAGGCGGCGGTGGAGAAATTCCAGCAGGACCACCGCCTCAAGGGCGTGGACGGCAAGGCCGGCCCGGAGACGCTCGCCGCCATCGACAAGAACCTGCAGAAGCAGCAGGGCGTGGAACAGCTGCGCCGCGACAATCCGATGTTCGACCAGGCGGTCAAGCAACTGGAGAAGCAGGGCCCGAACGGCGGCTTCGGCAGCCGCGAGGAGATGCAGCGCGCGGCCGGGCAGGTGGCGTTCGAGGCCAAGCTGAGCGGCATGTCGCGCATCGACGACCTGGTGCACAGCACCGACGGCAAGGGCATGATCGCGGTGGAGCGCAACCCGAACAATCCGCTCGACGTGAACCGCGCCTACGTGGACCGGCAGCAGGCCGCCGCGGTGCCGCTGGAGCAGAGCCAGCAGCAGCTGGCCGCCGAGACCCAGCGCCAGGCGCAGGAGCAGACCCAGGAGCAGCAGCGCACCCAGACGCAGTCGCCGCCGACGCGTTGATCCGTGCCGCAGCGGCTGCCGCCGACAGCGATGTCGACGGCGGCCGCTGCCGGTTCGGTGGAGCGGCGGGCCAGCCGCTGCATGTAGTTCCAACGGTTGATTGGCGTGCGGATGCCGGTCGCTGCATCGACCGGCATGCAGGATGTGCTGGCACCGATCGATACCGCGCTGAAGTGATCCGGCGCTGCATCGATGTGCATCCTCGCGGTGCTGAAGCAGCCGCGACGTCGAATTTTCGCTGCGTGAGCGAAGCAGGCATGGCGGCGCCCGCCTGCCGGTGCCGATGTCGAGGCACCTTCCAGCGCAGCGACTCGCCAGTTGGGCGACCTGCCCGACGCGTCCTCTCCAATCCAACGGCGCATGCGGGCCGTCCTGTCGCGATGGCCTATGCTGCACAGATGCCGCACACCGCCGCCGCCACTCCGCATCCCGTGCCGCTTCGTAGCCGCTGGACACCGCCTGCGCGATGGGCCGCGCGCGCAGTGTTGGGCGCATGCGTCGCCGTCTGGGCGGGCGGCGCGATGGGCGCGGCGGCCAGCCCGGTCCTGTCCCCGGCGACCACACCCGCGCAAGCCGGGCTGGTGGACGTGCACGCCGTCGCGCCGGAGATCGCGCTGGACATCCGCTATGCCGGCCACGACAACTTCACCGGCCGCCCGGTGCCCGGCTACGACGCGCCGAAGTGCTACCTGCTGGCACCGGTCGCGCAGGCGCTGGCGCGGGTGCAGCAGGCGCTGCGCGCCGAGGGCTACCGCCTGCAGGTGTTCGACTGCTACCGGCCGCACCGCGCGGTGCGCGCCTTCGTGGCCTGGGCGGGCGACCTCGGCGACCAGATCGCCAAGGCGCGCTACTACCCGCACCTGGACAAGCGCGTGCTGCTCGGCGACTACATCGCCGAGACCTCCGGCCACAGCCGCGGCGCCACCGTGGACCTGGGCCTGCTCGATTGCCGCAGCGGCCAGTGCGCGCCGCTGGACATGGGCACCGGCTTCGATTTCTTCGACCCGGCCGCGCATACCGACGCGCCCGGCATCGGTGCCGCTGCGCGCGCGAACCGCCAGCGCCTGCTGCGCGCGATGGCCGCGCAGGGCTTCGCCAACTATCCGCTGGAATGGTGGCACTACACCTTCCAGCCCGAGCCCAGTCCCGGCACCGCCTACGACGTACCGGTACGCTAGGCGCTCCGTTTCGCTGCACAGGCCAAGATCATGTCCGGCATGCAACGCTTCATCGACCTGCAGTGCCCATATTGCGGCGAATGGATCGACCTGGCGCTGGACCCGTCGATCGAGGCGCAGCAGTACGTGGAGGATTGCCAGGTCTGCTGCCGGCCGATGCTGGTGACGGTGCGCTGGGACGAGGACGGTGCGCCGGTGGTGACGGCGAGTGCCGAGAACGAGGGGTAGCGCTTTCGTCTGGGTGATTCGGGAGTGGGGATTGGGATTTGCAAAAGCGGATCGATGAGCCTTTGGCCTGCCGGCTCCCGATGCTCGCGCTGACTAAGCGGTAGGGCGCTGCAACGGACTGAGCTGCAACCGCTCCTCTATCAGCGCCTCGACCAGATTGCTGATCGCGATCGCCAGGGCTGAACGAAGCTTGGCAGCGCGGCGCGCGGCATGGCGGCGACGTCGCTCAGCGTCCAATCCGCTTCATCCCGTCGTCTCCGCGCTCCGCCCAGCACGCATGCGCCCGCACATCGCCAGCAACACCGCCTAGACTGGCGCTTTCCACACGGACGCACCGCATGAACCTGCCGCTGCACTTCGGCCTGCTGGGCTCGCTCGAAGCCGGGCTGATCGCGCTCGTGGTCGGATTCCTGATCTATGCGCTGTGGCACCGCCTGTGCCGCTGGCTGCAATGGTCCGAGGGCCATGCGCTGGGCTGGTCGTGCCTGATCGCGGTCGCCGCGTCCGCCGGGATCGATTGCTGGAACCTGTTCTACACCGGCATCGTGCGCCTGGAGTCGCCGTTGTACGCGCGGCTGGCGCTGGCCAGCATCCACGATCCGAACGAACTGGGCACGCGCGTGGTGCTGGAAGTGTCCGGCGCGCTCGCGGGCGTGGCCGCGGCATGGGTCGCGTTCAGTTCGCGTTCAAACGAAGATTCCGGCGACAGCGGCCCCGAATCCGCGTGAAAAACACGGTTTTTTTCCAACCGCCAAACATCTCGAACGCGCGGCTTACTCCTCGCTCACCCGGCACTAACCAAGGCGGTAACGGGTGTTTGCCACGCGGTGGTTAACGAAGCGTTTGCCGGGGTTTTTCGTACTGGAATGGATTCAGCCTGGCACCGGCACGGTGTGGCCATGCACCGGATTCGACCGGGCATGCCACAACCGAGAGAGCACAGGAGACCACCCATGAACATTCGCAACCGCACCCCGCTGATCGGTACCGCCGCCATCCTCGCCGCCGCACTGGCCCTGCCGGCCTTCGCCCAGGACGCGCAGAGCGATGCCGCCGCCCAGGCGCCGGCCACCAACGCGAGCGCGACCGGCCAGCCCGCACAGTCCAGCGCCTCGGGCGGCGGCCAGACCTGGGCGGACGTCGATACCGACAGCGATGGCGCCATCAGCAAGCAGGAGGCGCAGGTCAACGCAGGTCTCAGCCAGATCTTTTCGCAGGCCGACGCGGACCACAACGACAAGCTGACGCCGGACGAATACAAGGCCTACGTGGCCAAGCAGCAGGGCGGCGCCGGCAGCAACGGCAAGTAACGCAGGCGTCGGAACCGTGAAGCGCCAAGGCGGGATGCGCGCAGACGAGCGCGCATCCCGGCCTGGCCGATGACTGCAGGCGACTGCGGTCGTCGCGCCGATTCGAACGAGGCGCATGCGTGAGCCACATGCGCGAGGAAGGGCGGCCCTGGGGCCGCCCTTCTGCTGTATGTCCTTGCCAGAAACGAGCGCGCGATCGTCCGCCGCGCACACGGTGTAGGGTAGCGGTCCGCCGACCGAGGAGGCCGCCATGGCCCTTTTCCGCCGTTCGCTGCGCCTGTGCCTGGCGCCGCTGTTGACCAGCCTCGCCGCGGTTGGCGTGGCCGCGCCGCAGCAGGAACCCGCCGCGCCCGCGTTGCCGTTGCCCGTGCCGATGCCCGCGCCCGATCCATCGGAGGCTCCGCTGCCGCCATTGCCGGCGCCGCCGGCGTCGACCTTGCCGGTGCCGGCCGCGCCCGCCAGCGATGCCGGCGCCGTGGCCGGCGCGCGCAGTTTCGCCGCGCTGGACCTGGACCGCGACGGCCGCATCGGCCGCGCCGAGGCCGCGGCGGACCCGGTCCTGCGCGAAACCTTCGACACGTTCGATGCCGATGCCGATGGCGCGTTGTCGCGCGAGGAGTACGCGCACTACCAACCCGGCCCTGGCGACCCTGCGGCGCAATGAGCGCCGCTGCTATGCTTGTGTAATGCCTACGCCTACCGCCCTGCGCTCCTCCGCCATCGCCCTGGTCGGCTTCGACGGCGACGACACCTTGTGGAAAAGCGAGGACTACTATCGCGACGCCGAAGCCGCGTTCGAAGCCATCCTCGGCCAGTACCTGGACCTGCGCGACGCCGGCACGTTGCAGCATCTGCTGGCGGTGGAGCGGCGCAACCTGAAGGTGTTCGGCTACGGCGCCAAGGGCATGACCCTGTCGATGATCGAGGCGGCGATCGAGCTGACCGAAGCGCGCATCTCCGCGCGCGATGTGCAGCGCATCGTCGAGATCGGCCGCGCCACGCTGCAGCATCCGGTGGAGGTGATCGCCGGCGTGCGCGAGGCGGTGGCCGCGATCGCCGCCGACTTCGAGGTGGTGCTGATCACCAAGGGCGATCTGTTCCACCAGGAGGCGAAGATCGAACAGTCCGGGCTCGGCGCGCTGTTCCCGCGCATCGAGATCGTCTCGGA
The Xanthomonas sp. AM6 DNA segment above includes these coding regions:
- a CDS encoding serine hydrolase domain-containing protein encodes the protein MCGWLFAACAMAPAFAAAAPDTAAAPPRAELDRLFEQALSRYRPPGLAVGVIENGEMVYARSAGELRAGSGERIDGQTLFKIASNSKAMTTALLARLVDAGKLRWDDPVTRHLPEFRMYDPWVTRNIQVRDLLIHNSGLGLGAGDLMLWPEPNDFTRADIVAGLAHLKPTHSFRSHYAYDNLLYVVAGEVAARAGGKPYAQLLQEQVFAPLGMRRCQVGAWERDAVGNVAQPHMRQGEANIVVRADAARIPDSPSMAAGGVRCSLDDMLAWMRAWLAPAGDTAAWLSPAQRQALWTLHTPMPVSAQMREWDGTRLYGYGYGWRLADVDGQWQVAHTGTLMGMYSALVLLPDRRSGFVILSNGEGAAMRTALGEALLKRFTRPGQPALDVAHYAALLERARAQAGARARAGAGTSARVPVAATVARDRQGVWRDPWFGEVALCPQQGMLRWQARKSPLLRGRVMRTGARWLVDWDAASVDAEPWLDFVAGTDGTPRMRLAHVDPDADFSYDYADLDFVRVGPCPDLAEETPVPTLRR
- a CDS encoding N-acetylmuramoyl-L-alanine amidase translates to MTRSCPAPVSSSIRWLAPLALAAVLGACAHAPQRNPLAEWVPSPNQDLRRPILIVIHYTDQESVQRSLDTLRSHNSKGKVSAHYLIGRDGKRYQLVSDERRAWHGGAGRWGTITDINSASIGIELDNDGKTPFAPAQIDSLLLLLEDLCTRLRIPRTQVVGHEDFAPTRKVDPGPLFPWKRLAEAGFGRWPAADTPPAPPGFDPWQALALIGYPLDDRAATLRAFHHHYRGNDATTLDAEDLRILYALTQPALARPQPQPAPAVESDVP
- a CDS encoding XVIPCD domain-containing protein, yielding MARDYTKAENLDIIEREAKERHIPVDDFMRFAYIETGGKFDEQASRGPNSAKGLFQFTPGTAEAYGIRGRELDAVANTDAAARLYQDNQRSLTRQHDRDHRPYLSGKPQPDGLDMYMAHQQGAGGYRSIQAAVATGSFAREDTRSNILNNVPREKDAAGARQFEAYTGSSLAEFKKMSDQDMAKTFLKYWDTKFDHIAIPEKGIKPVAEGQAQQAAAPARTQAQPAAAANQGDHDGIKLTAAHAMGVKYDDVQYAINIKGHKLYHPGVDGKHLEQGYIDCSGWVSELQNATMREINQKAGRDVFGRQDMLAQGMNGSGGIVKKAFDSSGVLLQGQDVFKPGALKEGMVIGVDAGNTKHEHWKGIDHILMVVRDPKSGELQVSQSSGSKGVNTMPLDDYLAANKNAKLFASDPLAKARDLLQDRQQTQSQDHSKGQDARTSLKPGEQGPDVKAMQQSLIELGIKDNSGKLLSGTGYYGDRTKEVVANLQREKGIEPTGIADKVTLEALSKLQAQSKTGAEAKAANPAVAEAQRADNPLFKQAVEQLQKHGPNGGFNSREEMQRAAGQVAFEAKVGGMSRIDDVVHSTDGKGLIAVERNPNNPHDVNRAYVDKQHAATVPLEQSQQQLAAETQRQAQEQQAQDQQRTQAQSTQSPTR
- a CDS encoding lysozyme inhibitor LprI family protein; translated protein: MAMLKVLHVSCLLALCGVTAACNGGASAPAATAADAPAPATAPAAAPPAGDAAAASPQPSGPQASQAQAAAAPSSTSGATPVLRPSYDECISAAAGATPAMQDCIAAEYEYQDGRLNTVYKALMAKLGEDEQKTLREQQRKWIADRDEKCFYDPDSGQAGRLDAAECRLDMTANRADELEAR
- a CDS encoding peptidoglycan-binding domain-containing protein, with the translated sequence MSDKDWELGQTSKHYETGGRGASTVSSGIDDPGGVSYGSYQMTSQVKTKEGKVIVGGTVAAFVKDSKYADDFAGLKPGSAEFSAKWKELAKTDDSFAQEQHDYIKRTHYDKLVDRLQDKGMDLSGRGPAVQDALWSTAVQYGPGSDKKPGGSGVFLKGIEEKFGKDYDLSKLSDKDIVGAVQDYKAEHVKELFPRVEKQKTLDSLKNRAENEKADLLELADPSKKIGKPSEQSGTHHDRAAPDKSRSNSPHAENGDGVLKRNEQGPAVKDLQEKLSKLGYMDAKDAVGTYGPKTEAAVEKFQQDHRLKGVDGKAGPETLAAIDKNLQKQQGVEQLRRDNPMFDQAVKQLEKQGPNGGFGSREEMQRAAGQVAFEAKLSGMSRIDDLVHSTDGKGMIAVERNPNNPLDVNRAYVDRQQAAAVPLEQSQQQLAAETQRQAQEQTQEQQRTQTQSPPTR
- a CDS encoding M15 family metallopeptidase; protein product: MGAAASPVLSPATTPAQAGLVDVHAVAPEIALDIRYAGHDNFTGRPVPGYDAPKCYLLAPVAQALARVQQALRAEGYRLQVFDCYRPHRAVRAFVAWAGDLGDQIAKARYYPHLDKRVLLGDYIAETSGHSRGATVDLGLLDCRSGQCAPLDMGTGFDFFDPAAHTDAPGIGAAARANRQRLLRAMAAQGFANYPLEWWHYTFQPEPSPGTAYDVPVR
- a CDS encoding CPXCG motif-containing cysteine-rich protein, whose amino-acid sequence is MSGMQRFIDLQCPYCGEWIDLALDPSIEAQQYVEDCQVCCRPMLVTVRWDEDGAPVVTASAENEG